A stretch of the Massilia varians genome encodes the following:
- a CDS encoding alkaline phosphatase has protein sequence MNKRLNFLLAASLASSCAMAAPQAKNIIFFLGDGMGPTTISAARIFKHGEDGLLNFERLERTARIKTYSNDFQTTDSAPSMGAYMTGVKINQDGISIKDARAIDPEKDANGNRTIDKCAPNDGVIVPTILELAKARGKSVGAVTTTELTHATPASTFSHVCHRDAAYAIARQIVPGGEGYNRALGDGVDVLMGGGRHHFTPFDKAANPKGRADGRDLMAEFAAQGYAVGKTRADMMSARPGRKFVGIYSADTHMDYSLARRAEQPTLSEMALKAIELLSKDPDGFFLMVEGGKIDHALHDTNAKNALADTVAFDEAIQAAIDRMREIDPGLENTLIVVTADHDHTMVLSGYPKRGSKVLDIVHDYARGEPKKDADGKTFTALLFGNGKVRPDVRADVDSAVAQGDEYRQEAGVRTVYESHGGGDVKLYATGAGSAPFKGTMENTQVFHLMKAAAGL, from the coding sequence ATGAACAAACGACTCAACTTCCTGCTCGCCGCCAGCCTGGCAAGCAGCTGCGCGATGGCCGCGCCGCAGGCCAAGAACATCATCTTCTTCCTCGGCGACGGCATGGGCCCGACCACCATCAGCGCCGCGCGCATCTTCAAGCACGGCGAGGACGGCCTGCTGAACTTCGAACGCCTGGAGCGCACCGCGCGCATCAAGACCTATTCGAACGACTTCCAGACCACCGACAGCGCGCCCTCGATGGGCGCCTACATGACCGGCGTGAAGATCAACCAGGACGGCATCTCGATCAAGGATGCGCGCGCCATCGATCCCGAGAAGGACGCCAACGGCAACCGCACGATCGACAAGTGCGCGCCGAACGACGGCGTGATCGTGCCGACCATCCTGGAGCTGGCCAAGGCCCGCGGCAAATCGGTGGGCGCGGTGACCACCACCGAGCTGACCCACGCCACGCCGGCCTCGACTTTCTCGCATGTCTGCCACCGCGACGCGGCCTACGCCATCGCGCGCCAGATCGTGCCGGGCGGCGAGGGTTACAACCGCGCGCTGGGCGACGGCGTCGACGTCCTGATGGGCGGCGGGCGCCACCACTTCACGCCCTTCGACAAGGCCGCCAACCCGAAAGGCCGCGCGGACGGGCGCGACCTGATGGCGGAGTTCGCGGCGCAGGGCTACGCGGTGGGCAAGACCCGCGCCGACATGATGTCGGCGCGCCCGGGCCGCAAGTTCGTCGGCATCTACAGCGCCGACACCCACATGGACTATTCGCTGGCGCGCCGCGCGGAGCAGCCGACCCTGAGCGAGATGGCCCTGAAGGCAATCGAGCTGCTGTCGAAAGACCCGGACGGCTTCTTCCTGATGGTCGAAGGCGGCAAGATCGACCATGCGCTGCACGACACCAATGCCAAGAACGCGCTGGCCGACACGGTGGCCTTCGACGAGGCGATCCAGGCCGCGATCGACCGCATGCGCGAGATCGATCCGGGGCTGGAGAACACACTGATCGTCGTGACCGCCGACCATGACCACACGATGGTCCTGAGCGGCTATCCGAAGCGCGGCAGCAAGGTGCTGGACATCGTGCACGACTACGCCAGAGGCGAGCCGAAGAAGGACGCCGACGGCAAGACCTTCACCGCGCTCCTGTTCGGCAACGGCAAGGTGCGTCCGGACGTGCGCGCCGACGTCGACAGCGCGGTGGCCCAGGGCGACGAGTACCGGCAGGAAGCCGGCGTGCGCACCGTGTACGAATCGCACGGCGGCGGCGACGTGAAGCTGTACGCCACCGGCGCGGGCTCGGCGCCGTTCAAGGGGACGATGGAGAACACCCAGGTGTTCCACCTGATGAAGGCAGCGGCAGGCCTGTGA
- a CDS encoding SWIB/MDM2 domain-containing protein, with the protein MATAKKSTAAPAKPAAKPAAAAKPAAKKAAPAKAAAKPAAARKPNAAFMKEMTPSGELAAVVGNKPLPRTEVTKKVWDYIKAQNLQDESNRRMINADDKLKAVFGGKAQVSMFEMTKLISDHLK; encoded by the coding sequence ATGGCAACAGCCAAAAAATCCACCGCAGCGCCAGCCAAGCCAGCCGCCAAGCCGGCAGCAGCGGCCAAGCCTGCAGCAAAAAAAGCAGCTCCAGCAAAAGCAGCAGCGAAGCCGGCCGCGGCACGCAAGCCGAACGCCGCTTTCATGAAAGAGATGACGCCGTCGGGCGAACTGGCAGCAGTGGTCGGCAACAAGCCGCTGCCACGCACCGAAGTCACCAAGAAGGTCTGGGACTACATCAAGGCACAGAACCTGCAAGACGAATCGAACCGCCGCATGATCAATGCCGACGACAAGCTGAAGGCTGTCTTCGGCGGCAAGGCGCAGGTCTCGATGTTCGAAATGACCAAGCTCATTTCGGACCACCTGAAGTAA
- a CDS encoding alkaline phosphatase, producing the protein MRLSTLAGAVLIAALAGCAAVPPASQVPAHTQAEERARNVIFFLGDGMGLNTLTAARIFHAGEAGELTIDRLPESAFVKTFSNDAMVTDSAAGMAAYMTGVKHNNGVISMSFGTRSVAPGKDANGNALVSKCEGGSPATTLLELARKRGMALGVVTNTSVTDATPASAYGHGCHRKLETDFAAMLVPGGAGYNPALGARGLDVMFGGGAQFFTPFASGGKRADNRDLLAEMQAQGFRVARDSASFKALALDARQPAIGLFAPNHMDYDATRDPAKQPSLTEMTRKAIDLLAPHAGAQGKGFFLVVEGGLIDHALHATLAKRALQETVSYNDAMQAALEKMEQLDPGLKNTLIVATADHDHTLLLNGYTVRTGKTTPTNPGVLGLVRNLDGSPKLDKEGRPFTIIGFGTGENRTNGPRSSQPALTDEIVTRDDYHQEAVVRTRTGAETHGGTDVYLGAAGAGAELFRGTIDNTRVFGLIKTAAGL; encoded by the coding sequence ATGCGATTGTCCACCCTTGCCGGCGCTGTCCTCATCGCCGCGCTGGCCGGCTGCGCGGCCGTGCCGCCAGCCTCCCAAGTCCCCGCGCACACCCAGGCCGAAGAGCGCGCCAGGAACGTGATCTTCTTCCTCGGCGACGGCATGGGCCTGAACACCCTCACCGCCGCGCGCATCTTCCACGCCGGCGAAGCGGGCGAACTCACCATCGACCGCCTGCCCGAGTCGGCCTTCGTGAAGACCTTCTCGAACGACGCCATGGTCACCGACAGCGCCGCCGGCATGGCAGCCTACATGACCGGCGTGAAGCACAACAACGGCGTGATCTCGATGTCCTTCGGCACCCGCTCGGTCGCGCCAGGCAAGGACGCCAACGGCAATGCCCTGGTCAGCAAGTGCGAGGGCGGCTCGCCCGCCACCACGCTGCTGGAACTGGCGCGCAAGCGCGGCATGGCGCTGGGCGTGGTCACCAACACCAGCGTCACCGACGCCACCCCCGCGTCCGCGTATGGCCATGGCTGCCACCGCAAGCTCGAGACCGATTTCGCGGCCATGCTGGTGCCGGGCGGCGCCGGCTACAATCCGGCGCTCGGAGCGCGCGGCCTGGACGTGATGTTCGGCGGCGGCGCCCAGTTCTTCACCCCCTTCGCAAGCGGCGGCAAGCGCGCCGACAACCGCGACTTGCTGGCCGAAATGCAGGCGCAGGGCTTCCGCGTCGCCCGCGACAGCGCAAGCTTCAAGGCGCTCGCCCTCGATGCACGGCAGCCGGCCATCGGCCTGTTCGCGCCGAACCACATGGACTACGACGCTACTCGCGACCCGGCCAAGCAGCCGAGCCTGACCGAGATGACACGCAAGGCCATCGACCTGCTGGCGCCGCATGCGGGCGCGCAGGGCAAGGGCTTCTTCCTGGTGGTGGAGGGCGGCCTGATCGACCATGCGCTGCATGCCACGCTGGCCAAGCGCGCGCTGCAGGAAACCGTGTCCTACAACGACGCCATGCAGGCCGCGCTGGAGAAGATGGAGCAGCTGGACCCGGGCCTGAAGAACACCCTGATCGTCGCCACCGCCGACCATGACCACACGCTGCTCCTGAACGGCTACACGGTCCGCACCGGCAAGACCACGCCGACCAATCCGGGCGTGCTCGGCCTGGTGCGCAACCTCGACGGCAGCCCCAAGCTGGACAAGGAAGGCCGCCCCTTCACCATCATCGGCTTCGGCACCGGCGAGAACCGCACCAACGGTCCGCGCTCCAGCCAGCCCGCGCTCACCGACGAGATCGTGACGCGCGACGACTACCACCAGGAAGCGGTGGTGCGCACGCGCACCGGAGCCGAAACCCATGGCGGCACCGACGTCTACCTGGGCGCCGCCGGCGCCGGCGCGGAACTCTTCCGCGGGACCATCGACAATACCCGTGTCTTCGGCCTGATCAAGACGGCCGCCGGCCTGTAA